In Podospora pseudoanserina strain CBS 124.78 chromosome 5, whole genome shotgun sequence, a single window of DNA contains:
- a CDS encoding putative Hybrid PKS-NRPS biosynthetic cluster (antiSMASH:Cluster_12; SMCOG1022:Beta-ketoacyl synthase; COG:I; EggNog:ENOG503NWH8) encodes MSPQTPYEPIAIVGTACRFPGPSTSPSKLWSLLASPTDIQTVIPPSRFNTEAFHHPVGSHHGTTNVRHAYLLTQDLSHFDASFFNISPNEADSIDPQQRLLMETVYEALESGGHSIEALRGSDTSVYVGCMGVDWNDTLLRDVNQVPTYFATGTNRAIIGNRLSFFFDWRGPSMTIDTACSSSLVAVHQAVMSLRSSESRVAVAAGGQVILNPADGDYIEGIIRETGANQDGHSQGLTVPSSEAQASLIRKTYRNAGLDPENNPADRPQFFEAHGTGTKAGDPKEAAAIYECFGQHVKAEETPLYVGSVKTVIGHTEGAAGLAGFMKGLKSIQAGQIPPNLLFENLNPAIEQYYKGLTVPTSLAPWPQLPEGVPRRVSVNSFGFGGSNAHAIIEQYIPTTTTPEPENQSPVFTPFVFSAASETSLVAHLEAHAEHLKTRSDITARDLAWTLQSRRSHLPIKAAFSARSVEQLVGKLDDKLADLKRAAGTTVGVRSATAKSTYPTKILGVFTGQGAQWAAMGGELIKSSEFVRKRLGDLESALDTLPAADRPVWRLVDELLADSTTSRIGEAELSQPLCTAIQIVLVDMLREADINFSAVVGHSSGEIGAAYAAGYLSDVDAIRVAYYRGQYARLAGNEATGQQGAMLAVGTSLEDAKDLCNLRAFSGRLAVAAHNSSASVTLSGDADAIILAKKVFDEEKKFARLLKVDTAYHSHHMLPCGDPYIASLQQAGVRVKRPTCAWFSSVIASDKPLEPTEALQDVYWRDNMANTVLFADAVKNAIASDPQIGLAIEVGPHPALKGPATQNIGDIRPSPIPYTGVLSRGKCDIESFSDALGFVWTQLGAHAVDFASYEKLISPSTRQPKLVVDLPSYQWNHTRSHWQESRRSKKIRSRTAAPFHEILGIPCPDSTDREKRWTNILKVSEISWLEGHQLQGQTVFPAAGYVAMSIEAARTLATEQPVSFFELNDLAIPRAITFEEDVNSSVETLVTLTNITTKGNVTSASFAVYSSSSAESELELMASGSLTITFGNSSPATLASSPLAETNMSTVDADRFYTSLSKLGYGYSGSFRGMSSLKRSLNRASTLVSTYPYTSQDLTPYLVHPTMLDVAFQASMLAYSAPGDERLWSLHVPTAIRSIRVNPALCVSPLPEHVPVHATLEETNGFSASIDVFNNPANDGGAMIQVDGLTIKPFAPATEADDHRLFSYTKWDVASPQGDSITKGIEPTQDEVELAAVCERVSFYYLRRWKEELSDEEWANGQAHHASLRDFMDYVLGEVEKGCHPCVKKEWSNDSDEEVKDLIKRYSHTIDIRLLTAVGENIPAAVRGETTILEHMLVDNMLDDFYKKGLGFARYNSFLASMMEQMVHRYPHAKILEIGAGTGGATKSVLEKIGDKMSSYTYTDVSVGFFDKAAELFRSYNDKMTFKVLDVEKQPSSQGYEPHSYDIVVASNVLHATASLQKTLTHVRQLLKPGGYLMLLELTDNGPIRCGNIMGGLPGWWIGAEIDGRRYAPTITPAEWNMYLRKAGFAGVDACTPKINVLPWPFSIMAAQAVDDKVQFLRRPLARSKTSVKLDSLVILGTGTIETSDLAEELEELLSPFANQTTVLTGLPTEAEAREIDPMSTIINLADLDFPIFKQMTTDRMEGLQRLFELAKHILWVTKGAQADEPYHEASVAFSRAISHETRHISLNHLDLSDLGRNSGRAIAEHLLRQCALDEWEDEKIMWSKEPEVFLDNGLLKVPRLVANVAQNSRLNSSRRNITKTLSLAESKSITVAVSADGVPALVEEVRPVTKETRQWIRVEASSLTAINVVIGSFLFVGLGKHTVTKESVMTLALSNSIEVTPVATVSVPPTLSSSSGLVRVVSELIAASLLENIASGSSVLVHGSNKDRYLIVALSSQAQAKNIRITCSYDAEEEEPIPQGLALSGRSPRHIIRKSLLPAKPTHFLNLTSAGGDLSQTIGQVLTSIGPYKRIEASDVSRFESSLPSTSREIAAAKLQAAVVTVTSITDDASDLVAPVTQITEAGASLLNHPTAVVNWAVDGTVKVGVKPLDATQLFGKNKSYLLVGLSGQIGQSVAEWMVKNGAGCVCLTSRSPKVDPKWLEAVQSTDAIVKIYAMDVTDKASLEKVVADIRSTCPPIAGVANGAMVLHDSLFANMPLETMQKVLGPKIDGSNHLDDIFYNEDLDFFVLLSSSACVIGNSGQSNYAASNGYLNSLARQRRKRGLAASALDIGRVAGLGYVETAGQAVMDQLERFGLMAIAESEFHQMFAEAVQAGYPKPDDKDGIPDAVVTTGIRTIRDDEDIQGPWFENPRFSHCIVEAAKGQSDGQDENKKTSLPVTVQLAGASTKDEALEILQECFSSKLRVILQINDQAIDPEIPVVELGVDSLVAVEVRSWFLKELKVDIPVLKVVGGSSVAELCQRALDKLPEEMLSGIGKAGSESKPKPAAMKTLPKPEPKVESAGASEYDSTAPSMVTPADVTTAPGSSTQLSSRSASSENLAADAAKQAPVAAAPPAPLKFVKSEQISFGQSRFWFLRLLVDDPTTFNVAFFYRVTGALRVGSLERAIRVVTARHEALRTCFVADQTEADQAYQKVIASSPLRLEHKQISCEEDVAVEYAKLKAHEFDLAAGESMKLVLLSKSPENHFLLINYHHIVMDGVSFQVFLSDLEKAYNNQSLGKAPRQFPDFSASQRQAFESGDMAANLDHWRGIFPEGQQPPVLPLLPMARTSSRLSMQNFDIHQVGCHLEPALAARIKAVSKAQRSTPFHFYLAAFKTMLFLFTEADDLTIGIADANRTDSDVMASIGFFLNLLPLRFRRQPSQKFSDAINEARNTTYSSLAHSRLPFDVLLKELNIARSSAHSPFFQAFFDYRQGAQEKHAWGNCQFEVQELHPGRTAYDITLDVTDSATDALVMFRAQKSLYDQTAANLLMETYVHLLEVLSADVSLSLETTPLFGEKQVEVAVSVGRGPAMVSDWPRTLTHRIDQVAAENPDKTALKDGHGNVLTYREMINRVEAIGEALQGAGVSQGSRVPVFQDAASDWVCSMLAIFRVGAIYVPFDLRNPLPRLATVAVDCEPTAILADKTTIDQVPQLNVPSATAINVSGLPLNASKPVPNVADPNTPAAILYTSGSTGLPKGIIVTHAGLRNEIEGYTKMWKLGTQHTLQQSAFTFNHSSDQIYTGLVNGGSVYVVPWATRGDPLGITEIIKSEGITYTKATPSEYSLWMQFGNENLRDASCWRFAFGGGEPLVSAVTKEFAALELSELKFFNSYGPTEISISSHKMEMPIHNGQAIEAMGRIPCGYSLPNYYTYIVDQQLRPVPVGMPGEVCIGGAGVSLGYLKNDELTGKHFVANPFVTKSDVASGWTRMYRTGDIGHLQTDGAMVFHNRTDGQIKIRGLRIELADIENNIVAASDGALKEAVVTLREGNPDFLIAHVVFAPQSNVADKEAFLQHLLGHLQIPQYMVPVAAIPLDKLPLTNHSKVDRKALKTIALPQRTSTASQEEDTTEMTETMLQLRRVWQDVLGHNNDNSLTFDIAPSTNFFLVGGNSLLVIRLQSRIRQSFNVVIKLVDLLGSNTLSAMARKIEETPSVTTIDWDTETTPPTIPSFLSSIPRTPVSTSPKTILLTGGTGFLSRTLLPLLSSSPSISQIHVISIRNSKPLPFTSSKIIPHPGDLSSPMLGLSESDFTTLASKVDAVIHLGAVRSFWDNYHVLRPSNVHPTKELVKLAGSRQIPIHYISTVGVLPAGVERETSAKYHLPAGDGSNGYVASRWASEQILERSGLPVRVYRFLPATTGEDTERKVLEEFGRFVKLSGKVPDFEGWEGKIDLIEAGKVAGWLSEEVEGGVEGVGYRHWRSEVELTVKELREYIERNLAQPREKYETMAGLGWIGLIKKLGFGYFFSGQNASVGREKSRFESRR; translated from the exons TGCGCATGCAATCATCGAGCAGTACATCccgacaaccaccactcccGAGCCCGAGAACCAGTCGCCTGTCTTTACACCTTTTGTCTTCTCTGCCGCGTCTGAGACCTCCCTCGTGGCCCACCTCGAGGCTCATGCCGAGCATCTCAAGACAAGGAGTGACATCACAGCGAGAGACTTGGCATGGACTCTGCAGTCGCGCAGAAGTCACTTACCTATCAAGGCTGCTTTCTCGGCCCGGTCGGTGGAGCAGCTTGTCGGAAAGCTGGATGACAAGCTCGCTGATCTCAAACGTGCGGCTGGAACCACCGTCGGTGTTCGCTCCGCGACGGCCAAGTCCACGTATCCTACCAAGATCCTGGGTGTGTTCACTGGCCAGGGCGCCCAGTGGGCAGCCATGGGTGGTGAGCTGATCAAGTCTTCCGAGTTTGTCCGCAAGAGACTTGGAGACCTGGAGAGTGCGCTGGACACACTCCCGGCTGCTGATCGCCCGGTCTGGCGTCTGGTTGATGAGCTGCTGGCGGACTCAACCACATCTCGCATTGGTGAGGCGGAGCTTTCCCAGCCGCTGTGCACCGCTATCCAAATTGTCTTGGTCGACATGCTCAGGGAGGCTGACATCAACTTCAGCGCTGTTGTCGGTCACTCCTCGGGCGAGATTGGTGCGGCTTATGCTGCCGGCTACCTGTCCGATGTTGATGCCATTCGCGTGGCCTACTACCGCGGACAGTATGCCCGGCTTGCTGGGAACGAGGCAACTGGTCAACAAGGTGccatgttggctgttggCACTTCACTGGAAGATGCGAAGGATCTCTGCAATCTTCGTGCTTTTTCCGGACGTTTGGCGGTAGCTGCGCACAACTCGTCAGCCAGTGTTACGCTATCCGGTGACGCCGATGCCATCATCCTTGCCAAGAAGGTGTTTGACGAAGAGAAAAAGTTTGCTCGTCTTCTCAAGGTTGATACCGCCTATCATTCCCACCACATGCTGCCTTGTGGTGACCCATACATCGCCTCTCTCCAACAGGCCGGCGTTCGTGTCAAGAGGCCGACCTGCGCCTGGTTCTCCAGTGTTATCGCAAGCGACAAGCCCCTGGAGCCTACCGAGGCTCTTCAGGATGTGTACTGGCGCGATAACATGGCCAATACTGTTTTGTTTGCCGATGCTGTCAAGAACGCCATCGCCAGCGACCCACAAATTGGTCTCGCCATTGAGGTTGGCCCTCACCCCGCGCTAAAGGGCCCGGCTACTCAGAACATTGGCGACATTCGCCCTTCTCCAATCCCTTATACAGGCGTCCTCAGCCGTGGCAAGTGTGATATTGAGTCTTTCTCCGATGCCCTCGGATTTGTGTGGACTCAACTTGGTGCCCACGCCGTTGACTTTGCCTCTTATGAGAAGCTCATCTCGCCATCCACACGCCAGCCCAAGCTCGTGGTAGACCTCCCATCGTACCAGTGGAACCATACCCGCTCCCACTGGCAAGAATCGCGAAGGTCCAAGAAGATTCGGTCCCGGACGGCAGCGCCCTTCCACGAGATTCTCGGGATTCCTTGCCCCGACTCAACTGACCGTGAGAAGCGCTGGACGAATATTCTCAAGGTGTCCGAGATTTCTTGGCTAGAGGGCCATCAGTTGCAGGGGCAAACTGTTTTCCCTGCTGCTGGTTACGTTGCCATGTCGATCGAAGCCGCTCGGACTCTGGCCACGGAGCAACCGGTGTCCTTCTTTGAGCTCAACGATCTGGCCATTCCCCGCGCCATCACCTTCGAAGAGGATGTAAACTCGTCAGTTGAGACCCTCGTCACGCTtacaaacatcaccaccaagggtAACGTCACCAGCGCCTCCTTCGCCgtctactcctcctcctcggccgaaTCGGAGCTCGAGCTCATGGCTTCGGGTTCTCTCACGATCACCTTTGGCAACTCCTCACCCGCCACCCTCGCGTCCAGCCCGCTAGCCGAAACCAACATGTCGACCGTCGACGCCGACAGGTTCTACACCTCCCTTTCCAAACTCGGGTACGGGTATTCCGGCAGCTTCAGGGGCATGTCCTCCTTGAAACGCTCTCTCAATCGAGCTTCCACATTGGTCTCTACCTACCCCTACACCTCCCAAGACCTCACCCCATACCTCGTCCACCCCACCATGCTCGACGTCGCCTTCCAAGCCTCCATGCTCGCCTACTCGGCCCCAGGTGACGAGAGACTCTGGTCGCTTCACGTCCCGACCGCCATCCGCTCCATCCGCGTTAACCCGGCCCTCTGCGTTTCGCCCCTGCCCGAGCACGTCCCCGTCCACGCCACTCTCGAGGAAACAAACGGGTTCTCTGCCAGCATCGACGTTTTCAACAACCCCGCAAACGACGGCGGGGCCATGATTCAGGTCGATGGCCTGACCATCAAGCCTTTTGCTCCGGCCACCGAGGCTGACGATCACCGCCTGTTTTCCTACACCAAGTGGGACGTCGCCTCACCACAGGGGGattccatcaccaagggAATCGAGCCCACACAGGACGAGGTTGAGCTGGCGGCTGTGTGTGAGAGGGTGTCGTTTTACTACTTGAGACGTTGGAAAGAGGAGCTCAGCGATGAGGAGTGGGCGAATGGCCAGGCGCATCATGCTTCGTTGAGGGATTTCATGGATTATGTGCTTGgtgaggtggagaagggatGCCATCCTTGCGTCAAGAAGGAGTGGTCGAATGatagtgatgaggaggtcaaggacctGATCAAGAG ATACTCCCACACCATCGACATCAGGCTTCTGACTGCCGTGGGTGAGAATATCCCTGCTGCTGTACGCGGTGAGACCACCATCCTTGAGCATATGCTGGTGGACAACATGCTGGATGACTTTTACAAGAAGGGTCTGGGCTTTGCTCGGTACAATTCTTTCTTGGCTTCCATGATGGAACAAATGGTACATCGATACCCTCATGCTAAGATCCTCGAGATTG GCGCTGGCACTGGTGGTGCCACCAAGTCGGTTTTGGAAAAGATTGGGGACAAGATGTCGTCATATACCTACACTGACGTGTCGGTCGGCTTCTTCGACAAGGCCGCAGAGCTGTTCCGGTCATACAACGACAAGATGACTTTCAAGGTCCTCGACGTGGAGAAACAGCCTTCCAGCCAGGGATACGAGCCCCATTCATAcgacatcgtcgtcgccTCCAACGTCCTCCACGCGACCGCATCGCTTCAAAAGACCCTGACGCACgtccgccagctcctcaagcCTGGTGGCTATCTCATGCTTCTCGAGCTTACCGACAACGGCCCCATCCGCTGTGGCAACATCATGGGCGGGCTCcctgggtggtggataggCGCTGAGATTGACGGCCGCAGGTACgcccccaccatcactccCGCCGAATGGAACATGTACCTGCGCAAGGCCGGTTTTGCCGGCGTCGACGCCTGCACCCCCAAGATCAACGTTCTGCCCTGGCCTTTCTCCATTATGGCCGCCCAGGCCGTCGACGACAAGGTCCAGTTCCTCCGCCGTCCTCTCGCCCGCTCCAAGACTTCGGTCAAGCTCGACAGCCTCGTCATTCTCGGAACTGGTACCATCGAGACATCCGACCTCgctgaggagctggaggagcttctctccccctttgCCAACCAGACCACCGTCCTCACTGGGCTACCTACTGAGGCCGAGGCAAGAGAAATTGACCCCAtgagcaccatcatcaacctgGCCGATCTCGACTTCCCAATATTCAAGCAAATGACCACCGATCGTATGGAGGGCCTCCAGCGGCTGTTCGAGCTGGCAAAACACATCCTCTGGGTCACCAAAGGCGCTCAAGCCGACGAGCCATACCACGAAGCCAGTGTCGCTTTTTCGCGCGCTATCAGCCATGAGACGAGACACATTAGCCTGAACCACCTTGACCTGTCTGATCTGGGAAGAAACAGCGGACGGGCTATCGCGGAGCACCTCCTTCGGCAGTGTGCGCTCGACGAGtgggaggacgagaagatCATGTGGAGCAAGGAGCCAGAAGTGTTCTTGGACAATGGGCTCCTCAAGGTTCCTCGGCTTGTGGCCAATGTTGCTCAGAATTCTCgcctcaactcctccaggCGAAACATCACCAAGACCTTGTCTCTTGCCGAGTCAAAGTCGATTACTGTTGCCGTGTCGGCTGATGGTGTTCCCGCACTGGTTGAAGAGGTCAGGCCTGTTACCAAGGAGACCCGTCAATGGATAAGGGTTGAGGCTTCCAGTCTGACGGCCATCAATGTGGTTATTGGAAGCTTCTTATTTGTTGGTCTGGGCAAGCATACTGTCACTAAGGAGTCAGTTATGACGCTGGCGCTGTCCAACTCGATTGAGGTCACTCCCGTGGCAACGGTATCTGTGCCACCAACCCTGTCGAGCAGTTCTGGCCTTGTGAGAGTTGTCAGCGAGCTCATTGCTGCCTCTCTGCTCGAGAACATTGCTTCAGGAAGCAGTGTCTTGGTGCATGGATCAAACAAGGACCGGTATTTGATCGTCGCTCTGTCTAGCCAGGCGCAAGCCAAGAACATCCGCATCACCTGCTCAtacgatgccgaggaggaggagccgatTCCCCAAGGACTTGCGCTCAGTGGCCGTTCCCCCAGACACATCATTCGCAAGAGCCTTCTGCCGGCCAAGCCAACCCATTTCCTCAATCTCACTTCGGCGGGTGGTGACCTCAGCCAGACGATTGGGCAGGTATTGACCTCCATTGGACCCTACAAGCGCATTGAAGCGTCCGACGTTTCCCGCTTTGAGTCTTCGCTGCCGTCGACCAGTCGCGAGATTGCTGCAGCCAAGCTCCAAGCGGCTGTGGTTACTGTCACTTCCATTACTGATGATGCCAGCGATCTTGTGGCTCCAGTCACACAGATCACAGAGGCTGGCGCCTCTCTGCTGAACCACCCAACTGCTGTCGTCAACTGGGCCGTCGATGGCACCGTCAAGGTTGGTGTGAAGCCTCTTGACGCAACGCAGCTTTTTGGCAAGAATAAGTCCTATCTCCTCGTGGGCCTCAGTGGTCAGATCGGCCAGTCAGTCGCAGAGTGGATGGTGAAGAACGGTGCCGGGTGTGTCTGCCTGACCAGTCGTTCCCCCAAGGTCGATCCCAAGTGGCTTGAGGCTGTGCAGTCTACTGATGCCATCGTCAAGATCTACGCCATGGATGTGACAGACAAGGCCTCGCTTGAGAAGGTGGTTGCTGATATCCGATCAACCTGCCCTCCCATTGCCGGTGTCGCCAACGGTGCCATGGTCCTCCACGACAGTCTCTTCGCCAACATGCCCCTTGAGACGATGCAAAAGGTCCTCGGCCCCAAGATTGACGGGTCCAACCATCTGGACGACATCTTTTACAACGAGGACCTCGACTTCTTCGTGCTCCTGTCTTCTTCCGCGTGCGTCATTGGCAACTCTGGCCAGTCCAACTATGCCGCTTCCAACGGCTACCTCAACAGTCTGGCTCGACAAAGGCGCAAGCGTGGCCTGGCTGCCTCCGCGTTGGATATCGGCCGCGTGGCTGGTCTTGGCTATGTTGAGACAGCTGGACAGGCTGTGATGGACCAATTAGAGCGCTTCGGGTTGATGGCTATCGCCGAGTCTGAGTTCCACCAGATGTTTGCCGAGGCCGTCCAGGCCGGTTATCCCAAGCCTGACGATAAGGATGGTATTCCGGATGCTGTCGTCACCACGGGCATCCGCACTATCCGTGACGACGAGGATATTCAAGGCCCTTGGTTCGAGAACCCTCGCTTCAGTCACTGTATTGTCGAGGCCGCCAAGGGGCAATCGGATGGTCAAGATGAGAACAAGAAGACGTCTCTCCCGGTCACGGTTCAGCTGGCGGGCGCGTCGACCAAGGACGAGGCTTTGGAGATCCTGCAAG aatgcttctcctccaagctCAGGGTTATCCTCCAGATTAATGACCAGGCTATTGACCCAGAGATTCCCGTCGTGGAGCTCGGTGTCGATTCTTTGGTCGCTGTTGAAGTTCGTTCTTGGTTCTTGAAAGAATTGAAGGTTGATATTCCCGTGctcaaggtggtgggaggttcTTCTGTTGCCGAGCTCTGCCAGCGCGCTTTGGACAAGCTTCCCGAGGAGATGCTTTCAGGCATCGGCAAGGCCGGCTCAGagtccaagcccaagcctgCCGCAATGAAGACGCTCCCCAAGCCCGAGCCCAAGGTCGAGTCGGCCGGAGCATCAGAGTACGACTCCACTGCCCCCAGCATGGTGACCCCGGCGGACGTCACCACTGCCCCTGGTTCTTCCACCCAGCTCTCATCCCGTTCTGCGTCTTCCGAGaacctcgccgccgacgCCGCAAAGCAGGCTCCtgttgccgccgccccaCCCGCTCCTCTGAAGTTCGTCAAGAGCGAGCAGATCTCTTTCGGTCAGTCACGCTTCTGgttcctccgcctcctcgtcgatgaCCCAACAACGTTCAACGTTGCTTTCTTTTACCGAGTCACAGGGGCCCTCAGGGTGGGCAGTTTGGAGAGAGCCATTCGCGTGGTGACTGCCAGACATGAGGCTCTTCGTACCTGTTTCGTTGCGGACCAGACCGAGGCTGACCAGGCATACCAGAAGGTGATTGCTAGCTCGCCACTTCGTCTCGAGCACAAGCAAATCAgctgcgaggaggatgtcgccGTTGAATacgccaagctcaaggcccACGAGTTCGACCTTGCTGCCGGCGAGAGCATGAAGCTTGTCTTGCTTTCCAAGTCCCCAGAGAACCATTTCCTTCTCATCAACTATCATCATATTGTGATGGACGGCGTTAGTTTCCAGGTTTTCCTTTCTGATTTGGAGAAGGCATACAACAACCAGTCTCTTGGGAAGGCTCCCCGCCAGTTCCCCGACTTTTCTGCCTCGCAACGCCAGGCTTTTGAGAGTGGTGACATGGCTGCCAACCTCGACCATTGGCGCGGTATCTTTCCCGAGGGCCAACAGCCACCAgtgctccctctcctccccatggCCCGGACCAGCTCCAGACTGTCCATGCAGAACTTTGACATTCATCAGGTTGGTTGCCATCTCGAGCCAGCCTTGGCAGCGCGGATCAAGGCCGTGTCCAAGGCTCAGCGCTCGACCCCGTTCCACTTCTACCTCGCCGCGTTCAAGACCatgctcttcctcttcaccgaAGCGGATGACCTCACCATCGGCATCGCCGACGCCAACCGCACCGACAGCGATGTAATGGCCAGCAtcggcttcttcctcaacctcctccccctccgcttCCGTCGCCAGCCAAGCCAAAAATTCTCCGACGCCATCAACGAAGCCCGCAACACAACTTACTCCAGCCTCGCCCATTCCCGTTTGCCCTTTGACGTGCtgctcaaggagctcaacATTGCCCGGTCGTCTGcccactcccccttcttccaggCCTTCTTCGACTACCGCCAGGGCGCGCAGGAGAAGCACGCATGGGGCAACTGCCAATTCGAAGTGCAAGAGCTTCATCCCGGACGAACTGCTTATGATATTACCCTGGACGTGACCGACTCTGCCACTGACGCCCTCGTGATGTTCCGGGCCCAGAAGAGTTTGTATGATCAGACTGCCGCGAACCTGCTTATGGAGACGTATGTGCACCTGCTGGAGGTTCTTTCGGCCGATGTCTCGCTGTCCTTGGAGACAACGCCACTCTTTGGGGAGAAGCAGGTTGAGGTAGCTGTCAGTGTTGGCCGTG GTCCCGCAATGGTCTCGGACTGGCCCAGAACCCTTACTCATCGCATTGATCAGGTTGCTGCCGAGAACCCAGACAAGACTGCGCTCAAGGATGGCCATGGAAACGTCTTGACGTACAGAGAGATGATCAACAGGGTCGAGGCCATTGGTGAGGCGCTGCAGGGCGCTGGTGTCAGCCAAGGTTCTCGTGTTCCAGTCTTCCAGGACGCCGCCAGTGACTGGGTTTGCTCGATGCTGGCCATCTTCCGTGTGGGAGCTATTTACGTCCCCTTCGACTTGCgcaatcctctccctcgcctcgcCACAGTCGCTGTTGACTGCGAGCCCACTGCCATCCTTGCCGACAAGACCACCATCGACCAAGTCCCCCAGCTCAACGTCCCCagcgccaccgccatcaacgtCTCCGGCCTGCCACTCAACGCCTCCAAGCCCGTCCCCAACGTCGCAGATCCCAACACGCCGGCCGCTATTCTCTACACCAGCGGTTCAACCGGTCTTCCCAAGGGCATCATCGTCACCCACGCCGGTCTGCGCAACGAGATTGAGGGCTACACCAAGATGTGGAAGCTCGGCACCCAGCACACCCTCCAGCAGAGCGCGTTCACCTTCAACCACTCTTCTGATCAAATCTACACTGGCTTGGTGAACGGGGGGTCAGTCTACGTCGTTCCCTGGGCCACCAGAGGTGACCCCCTTGGCATCACAGAGATCATCAAGAGCGAGGGCATCACGTACACCAAGGCGACACCCTCCGAGTACTCCCTCTGGATGCAGTTTGGCAACGAGAACCTCCGGGATGCTAGCTGCTGGCGATTTGcatttggtggtggtgagcctCTGGTCAGCGCTGTGACCAAGGAATTTGCTGCTCTGGAGTTGTCTGAGCTGAAGTTCTTCAACTCGTACGGGCCGACCGAGATTTCGATTTCCTCGCACAAGATGGAGATGCCGATCCATAATGGCCAGGCCATTGAAGCCATGGGTCGGATTCCCTGCGGTTACTCGTTGCCCAACTATTACACCTATATTGTTGATCAGCAGCTGAGGCCCGTTCCTGTCGGGATGCCTGGGGAGGTGTGCATTGGGGGGGCCGGTGTTTCCCTTGGCTACCTGAAGAACGATGAGTTGACCGGCAAACACTTTGTTGCCAACCCCTTCGTCACCAAGTCTGATGTCGCTAGCGGTTGGACTCGGATGTATAGGACAGGGGATATCGGGCATCTCCAAACCGACGGTGCCATGGTCTTCCACAACCGCACGGATGGGCAGATCAAAATACGCGGATTGCGTATAGAGCTCGCTGATATCGAAAACAACATTGTTGCGGCGTCTGATGGTGCTTTGAAGGAGGCAGTCGTTACTCTCCGCGAGGGCAACCCCGACTTTCTCATTGCCCACGTTGTGTTTGCACCCCAGAGCAACGTTGCCGACAAGGAGGCCTTCTTGCAACACCTTCTTGGTCACTTGCAGATTCCTCAATACATGGTTCCGGTCGCCGCCATTCCCCTTGACAAGCTCCCCTTGACGAATCATTCGAAGGTGGACCGCAAAGCGCTCAAGACTATCGCTCTGCCGCAGCGCACCTCCACCGCTTCCCAGGAAGAAGACACCACCGAGATGACCGAGACCATGCTTCAGCTCCGCCGTGTCTGGCAAGACGTCCTCGGccacaacaacgacaactccctcaccttcgACATCGCCCCCTCGACAAACTTCTTCCTCGTGGGCGGAAACTCCCTTTTGGTCATCCGTCTCCAATCCCGCATTCGCCAGTCCTTCAACGTCGTCATCAAGCTGGTAGATCTCCTCGgctccaacaccctctccgccaTGGCCCGCAAAATCGAAGAGACCCCCTCCGTCACCACTATCGACTGGGACACCGAAaccacacccccaaccatcccctccttcctctcttccatcccCCGCACCCCagtctccacctccccaaaaacgatcctcctcaccggcgGAACAGGCTTCCTCTCccgcaccctcctccccctcctctcctcctccccatccatctcccaaaTCCACGTCATCTCCATCCGCAAttccaaacccctccccttcacctcttCCAAAatcatcccccaccccggcgacctctcctcccctaTGCTCGGTCTCTCAGAATCAGACTTCACCACCCTAGCCAGCAAAGTCGACGCAGTCATCCACCTCGGCGCCGTCCGCTCCTTCTGGGACAACTACCACGTCCTGCGACCATCAAACGTCCACCCGACAAAGGAACTCGTCAAGCTCGCCGGTTCGAGACAGATCCCAATCCATTACATCTCTACCGTTGGGGTCCTGCCGGCGGGAGTGGAAAGGGAGACGTCGGCAAAATATCACTTGCCGGCTGGGGATGGGTCGAATGGGTATGTAGCGTCGAGATGGGCGAGCGAGCAGATTTTGGAGAGGTCGGGGTTGCCAGTTAGGGTGTATCGTTTCTTGCCTGCGACTACTGGGGAAGAcacggagaggaaggtgttggaggagtttgggcgGTTTGTGAAGCTGTCGGGCAAGGTTCCTGAttttgaggggtgggaggggaagattgATTTGATCGAGGCGGGGAAGGTGGCTGGGTGGTTGAGCGAGGAGGTCGAAggtggggttgaaggagttggGTATAGGCATTGGAGGAGTGAGGTTGAGCTGACGGTGAAAGAATTGAGGGAGTATATCGAACGGAATCTGGCGCAGCCGAGAGAAAAGTATGAgacgatggcggggttggggtggatCGGGTTGATCAAGAAGCTCGGGTTTGGGTATTTCTTTTCGGGGCAGAACGCGTCGGtcgggagggagaagagtcGGTTTGAGTCGAGGAGATGA